A region of Paractinoplanes abujensis DNA encodes the following proteins:
- a CDS encoding Rid family hydrolase, which produces MTGPQFFATPGYGDTQLANLHYNQAVRIGNRVETSGQGGWHDDFTFPETLEAEIVQAFDNLERTLAHAGATWNDVVSVDSYHVLDAAGFEPHNRVMVEQFRRRMGNCSPIWTELGVSALGDPTMRIEIRVTAIVGESA; this is translated from the coding sequence ATGACTGGACCGCAGTTCTTCGCCACGCCGGGATACGGCGACACACAGCTGGCCAACCTGCACTACAACCAGGCGGTGCGGATCGGCAACCGCGTCGAGACGTCCGGCCAGGGTGGATGGCACGACGACTTCACCTTTCCCGAGACGCTCGAGGCCGAGATAGTGCAGGCCTTCGACAACCTCGAGCGCACCCTGGCCCACGCCGGCGCCACCTGGAACGACGTCGTATCGGTGGATTCCTACCACGTTCTCGACGCGGCCGGCTTCGAGCCCCACAACCGCGTCATGGTGGAGCAGTTCCGCCGACGCATGGGCAACTGCTCCCCCATCTGGACCGAACTCGGTGTCTCGGCCCTGGGTGACCCGACCATGCGTATCGAGATCCGCGTCACCGCCATCGTCGGCGAAAGCGCCTGA
- a CDS encoding SDR family oxidoreductase, translated as MELQGCTALVTGANRDLGRVFAQQLLERGARKVYATARNAELVDLPGVEALRLDITDPRSVAAAAEVAGDVTLLVNNAGVSLSQNLVDGDLDKIRLVVETHLFGTLQMIRAFAPVLSAHGGGAILNVLSNLSWMSFDGNNSYAVAKAAQWSLTNGVRLELARQGTLVSGLVFGPTETETMKAYNLDAVMNDPADIVRTALDGIAAGRIEIVADEFGAAAKASLSGEPRGFVLATTSS; from the coding sequence ATGGAACTGCAGGGATGCACCGCTCTCGTCACCGGCGCGAACCGCGACCTCGGCCGGGTCTTCGCCCAGCAGTTGCTGGAGCGGGGGGCCAGGAAGGTGTACGCCACCGCGCGGAACGCGGAGCTCGTCGATCTGCCCGGCGTCGAGGCGTTGCGTCTGGACATCACCGACCCGCGCTCGGTCGCGGCGGCCGCGGAGGTCGCCGGCGACGTGACGCTGCTGGTCAACAACGCCGGGGTCTCACTGAGCCAGAACCTCGTCGACGGCGACCTCGACAAGATCCGGCTGGTCGTCGAGACCCACCTGTTCGGCACGCTTCAGATGATCCGGGCCTTCGCTCCGGTGCTCTCGGCCCACGGTGGCGGAGCCATCCTGAACGTCTTGTCGAACCTGTCCTGGATGAGTTTCGACGGCAACAACTCGTACGCCGTGGCCAAGGCCGCCCAATGGAGCCTGACCAACGGCGTACGGCTCGAGCTGGCGAGGCAGGGGACCCTCGTCTCGGGCCTGGTCTTCGGGCCGACCGAGACCGAGACGATGAAGGCCTACAACCTCGACGCCGTCATGAACGACCCGGCCGACATCGTGCGCACCGCCCTCGACGGGATCGCGGCCGGCCGGATCGAGATCGTGGCCGACGAGTTCGGCGCGGCTGCGAAGGCGTCCCTGTCCGGTGAGCCGCGCGGGTTCGTGCTGGCCACCACCTCCAGCTGA
- a CDS encoding AraC family transcriptional regulator, with protein MTVTPSSEVTRRPSPASRASSDPLAEMLRLFGARGSVGTRTDAGGEWGLWLDTFPGAALHLITDGSAWLEVPRQPRRRLQAGDAVLLPPGTAHGLSSGDGIRMGSCDRAAASRARERGSVVRLGSGSVTTRFITVHYGSDPALSQAPVSMPVGVMHLTAGCNRALGVTAGLLCEELSHPRTGTTAAVNSLVDLLLVQFVRAARSDAASAHSASSWPATVTDPVVRDALTLIHRRPDKAWTTAGLASAVRVSRATLSRRFPAALGLSPGAYLTRWRMDAAAVRLRDTDDPIDVVAETVGYGSPHAFRRAFHRSRGQSPSHYRSSSRAAAR; from the coding sequence ATGACCGTGACCCCGTCGTCCGAGGTCACACGCCGGCCATCCCCGGCCTCGCGGGCGTCCTCCGATCCGCTGGCCGAGATGCTCCGTCTCTTCGGGGCCCGGGGTTCCGTCGGCACCCGCACCGACGCCGGTGGCGAGTGGGGACTGTGGCTGGATACGTTCCCCGGCGCGGCGCTGCACCTGATCACCGACGGGTCGGCGTGGCTCGAGGTGCCCCGGCAGCCCCGGCGGCGGCTCCAGGCGGGCGATGCCGTTCTCCTCCCGCCGGGAACGGCGCACGGCCTGTCGAGCGGTGACGGCATTCGCATGGGGTCTTGCGACCGGGCGGCAGCCTCCCGGGCCCGGGAACGGGGAAGCGTCGTCCGTCTCGGGTCGGGCTCGGTGACGACCCGCTTCATCACCGTGCACTACGGGTCCGACCCGGCGCTGAGCCAGGCGCCGGTGTCCATGCCCGTTGGCGTCATGCACCTCACCGCCGGCTGCAACCGGGCGCTCGGGGTCACCGCGGGACTGCTGTGCGAGGAGCTGTCGCACCCCCGGACAGGGACCACCGCCGCCGTCAACAGCCTGGTCGACCTGCTGCTGGTGCAGTTCGTACGGGCGGCCCGCAGCGACGCCGCATCGGCGCACTCCGCGTCGTCCTGGCCGGCCACGGTGACCGACCCGGTGGTGCGTGACGCTCTCACGCTCATCCACCGGCGTCCCGACAAGGCGTGGACCACGGCCGGTCTCGCGTCGGCGGTCCGCGTCTCCCGGGCCACGCTGAGCCGGCGGTTTCCGGCCGCGCTGGGCCTGTCACCCGGGGCCTACCTGACTCGCTGGCGGATGGACGCGGCCGCCGTCCGCCTCCGCGACACCGATGATCCCATCGATGTGGTCGCGGAGACGGTCGGTTACGGCTCGCCGCACGCCTTCCGCCGGGCCTTCCACCGGTCGCGGGGGCAGTCGCCCTCGCACTATCGGTCCTCGTCGCGTGCGGCGGCGCGGTAG
- a CDS encoding SDR family oxidoreductase, giving the protein MTGTLAGKVAIVTGGTANLGKLFAESLAGDGANLVLHYNSPRREQEAADAVNDVKGRGVEAIAVQADLTSTANVTALIDATIQRFGRWDILVNTSGIIVRKPLAETTEEEFDSSFAINTKIPFFLMKEAAGRMADNGRIINMVTTQVAVTAPTYSAYAGSKSPVEHFTKAFAKEIGHRGITVNCIAPGPQKTSFLYGAENDETLAWLAGQTVTGELGDPVDVVPVMRFLAAPETRWVTAQTVFVNGGMISPIN; this is encoded by the coding sequence ATGACAGGCACACTCGCCGGCAAGGTGGCAATCGTCACCGGCGGCACCGCCAACCTCGGCAAGCTGTTCGCCGAGTCGCTCGCCGGGGACGGCGCAAATCTCGTCCTGCACTACAACAGCCCTCGCCGGGAGCAGGAAGCAGCGGACGCGGTCAACGACGTCAAGGGCCGTGGTGTGGAGGCCATCGCCGTTCAGGCCGACCTGACCAGCACGGCCAACGTCACCGCGCTGATCGATGCGACGATCCAGCGGTTCGGCCGGTGGGACATCCTGGTCAACACGTCGGGCATCATCGTGCGCAAGCCCCTCGCGGAGACGACCGAGGAGGAGTTCGACAGCTCCTTCGCGATCAACACCAAGATCCCCTTCTTCCTGATGAAGGAGGCGGCCGGCCGGATGGCCGACAACGGGCGCATCATCAACATGGTCACGACCCAGGTCGCGGTCACCGCGCCGACCTACTCCGCCTACGCCGGCAGCAAGAGCCCGGTGGAGCACTTCACCAAGGCCTTCGCCAAGGAGATCGGTCACCGCGGCATCACGGTCAACTGCATCGCCCCCGGCCCGCAGAAGACCAGCTTCCTCTACGGCGCCGAGAACGACGAGACGCTCGCGTGGCTGGCCGGCCAGACGGTCACCGGTGAGCTCGGCGACCCGGTCGACGTGGTGCCCGTCATGCGCTTCCTGGCCGCCCCGGAGACCCGCTGGGTGACTGCTCAGACGGTGTTCGTCAACGGCGGCATGATCTCGCCGATCAACTGA
- a CDS encoding SDR family oxidoreductase, which translates to MSKTIIVTGASSGFGAMIARALADEGHIVYAGMRHTAGRNAQAVDDLAAYAKEHGVRAEAVELDVTDQASVDAAAAHIIGEHGRIDVVVHNAGHMTLGPVEAFTVEQIASIYDTNVLSTQRVNRAFLPHMRRQRDGQLIWIGSTSARGGTPPWLGPYFAAKAAEDSLAVSIAAEVSRFGIDSTIVVPGSFTTGTNHYAHAGHPDDEATAKEYDELYGTTMDDLLAKQAELSPADADPEEVGRQVAGLVSLPKGQRPFRVYVDPAQDGAEEVFRVGDRVRREFYRAVGYEDLLHPAS; encoded by the coding sequence ATGAGCAAGACCATCATCGTCACGGGAGCGTCGAGCGGTTTCGGCGCCATGATCGCCCGGGCCCTGGCCGACGAAGGCCACATCGTCTACGCCGGCATGCGCCACACCGCCGGCCGCAACGCTCAGGCGGTGGACGATCTGGCCGCGTACGCGAAAGAGCACGGCGTACGGGCTGAAGCCGTCGAACTGGATGTCACCGATCAGGCATCGGTGGACGCGGCGGCCGCCCACATCATCGGCGAGCACGGGCGCATCGATGTCGTGGTGCACAACGCCGGGCACATGACCCTCGGCCCGGTCGAGGCGTTCACGGTCGAGCAGATCGCGAGCATCTACGACACCAACGTGCTGTCGACCCAGCGGGTCAACCGGGCCTTCCTGCCGCACATGCGGCGTCAGCGCGACGGGCAGCTCATCTGGATCGGCTCGACCAGTGCCCGCGGCGGCACTCCCCCGTGGCTGGGACCCTACTTCGCGGCCAAGGCGGCCGAGGACTCCCTGGCGGTCAGCATTGCCGCCGAGGTCTCGCGCTTCGGCATCGACTCGACGATCGTCGTGCCCGGCTCCTTCACCACCGGCACCAACCACTACGCCCACGCCGGCCACCCGGACGACGAGGCGACGGCCAAGGAGTACGACGAGCTGTACGGCACCACCATGGACGATCTGCTGGCCAAGCAGGCCGAGCTGTCGCCGGCGGACGCGGATCCGGAGGAGGTCGGCCGCCAGGTCGCCGGGCTGGTGAGCCTGCCCAAGGGACAGCGGCCGTTCCGGGTCTACGTCGATCCGGCACAGGACGGGGCGGAAGAGGTGTTCCGCGTCGGTGACCGGGTCCGCCGCGAGTTCTACCGGGCGGTCGGCTACGAGGACCTCCTGCACCCGGCATCGTGA
- a CDS encoding FAD-dependent oxidoreductase: MTASEPADDRPAYPALTGSQLTVLARYGSRREMTAGEIIYSPADESNDLVVVLSGEIEVRDESRGRDVAFATFGPGTFVGELNLLTGQRPYVTARASVAGVVVRITPERLRALLDRETEVADVLVAALVARRQLRLADSAERSPIEVIGTPLSEHTLALRTFLSRNTVPYRFTEFDASAATAAGDDLPVVIAADRVLRRATPHMLAAALGLSAAPDDHRPYDVAVVGAGPAGLAAAVYGASEGLRVVVFDATAPGGQAGTSSRIENYLGFPDGISGADLTSRATIQAQRFGARISSPSRIAAIEPGPTGFVLTLTDGSRALARAVVVAAGAEYRRLPLDNWDRFEGAGIYFAATELEAGLCAGAEAVVLGGGNSAGQAALHLARRCTRVTIVIRRNALTESMSHYLIDRIMAHDSIDVASSTVIGAVLGGDRLEKVELHDTRSGEKRLVGARGLFCFIGADPGTAWMPERVRRDDHGFVLTDADLPESPGRRRLRYETSLDGVFAAGDVRLGSMKRVAAAVGEGSSVIRSVHHYLELQSSAGEG; encoded by the coding sequence GTGACCGCATCCGAACCGGCTGACGACCGGCCCGCCTACCCGGCCCTGACCGGCAGCCAGCTCACCGTGCTGGCCCGATACGGGTCGCGGCGGGAGATGACGGCCGGCGAGATCATCTATTCGCCCGCCGACGAGAGCAACGACCTCGTCGTCGTGCTGTCGGGCGAGATAGAGGTCCGCGACGAGTCCCGGGGCCGCGATGTCGCCTTCGCCACCTTCGGGCCGGGCACTTTCGTCGGTGAGCTCAATCTGCTGACCGGGCAGCGTCCGTACGTGACGGCCCGCGCCTCTGTGGCCGGTGTCGTCGTCCGGATCACCCCCGAGCGTCTGCGGGCGCTGCTGGATCGCGAGACGGAAGTGGCCGACGTCCTGGTGGCCGCCCTGGTCGCCCGGCGGCAGCTGCGTCTGGCCGACAGCGCGGAACGCAGCCCGATCGAGGTCATCGGCACGCCGCTGTCCGAACACACCCTGGCCCTGCGGACGTTTCTGAGCCGCAACACCGTTCCTTACCGGTTCACCGAGTTCGACGCCTCGGCGGCCACCGCAGCCGGCGACGATCTGCCCGTGGTCATCGCCGCGGACCGAGTCCTGCGCCGGGCGACCCCGCACATGCTGGCGGCGGCCCTGGGTTTGAGCGCAGCACCTGACGACCACCGGCCTTACGACGTGGCCGTGGTCGGCGCCGGGCCGGCCGGGCTCGCCGCCGCCGTCTACGGGGCCTCCGAAGGGCTGCGCGTGGTCGTCTTCGACGCCACGGCCCCCGGCGGTCAAGCCGGGACGAGTTCCCGGATCGAGAACTATCTCGGCTTCCCGGACGGGATCTCCGGCGCCGACCTGACCAGCCGCGCGACGATCCAGGCGCAACGGTTCGGGGCACGCATCAGCAGCCCCAGCCGGATTGCGGCGATCGAGCCGGGCCCCACGGGTTTCGTCCTGACCCTCACCGACGGAAGCCGTGCCCTCGCCCGTGCGGTGGTGGTGGCGGCCGGGGCCGAATACCGGCGGTTGCCCCTGGACAACTGGGACCGGTTCGAGGGGGCCGGCATCTATTTCGCCGCGACGGAGCTGGAGGCGGGACTCTGCGCCGGTGCGGAGGCGGTCGTGCTGGGCGGGGGCAACTCGGCCGGCCAGGCGGCTCTGCATCTGGCTCGGCGCTGCACCCGGGTGACCATCGTGATCCGGCGGAATGCGCTCACCGAGTCGATGTCGCACTATCTGATCGACCGGATCATGGCCCATGACTCCATCGACGTTGCGTCCTCCACGGTCATCGGCGCCGTGCTCGGCGGTGACCGTCTGGAGAAGGTGGAGTTGCATGACACCCGCTCGGGCGAGAAGCGGCTCGTCGGCGCGCGCGGCCTGTTCTGCTTCATCGGGGCCGACCCGGGGACCGCCTGGATGCCCGAGCGAGTGCGACGTGACGACCACGGTTTCGTGCTCACCGACGCGGACCTGCCCGAGTCGCCGGGCCGGCGCCGGCTGCGGTACGAGACGTCGCTGGACGGCGTCTTCGCGGCCGGTGACGTCCGGCTGGGTTCGATGAAGAGGGTGGCGGCCGCCGTCGGAGAGGGCTCATCCGTGATCCGGTCGGTGCATCACTACCTGGAGCTGCAGTCCTCGGCCGGGGAAGGCTGA
- a CDS encoding helix-turn-helix domain-containing protein, with protein MPLASSVGLGWRMIRADLCRDPAELPEFTGPAAHDLVVIGVVAGRYRIESRHERFWRSADYGPGSVAVNAPHRQSIFRWRSSGPEALESLHVRYPAAAVHQTLDDFGVAHEDVDALDTLSVDDPYVSTSLAAVRNALAAGAAGLYADMVAESLLTHLVHTGVADPAARARIVADPGLLGSRELARVVDYMHERIGDNIRLEELAGLVNISKFHFLRTFTKATGVTPHRYLTRIRLHRAAGLLRNSNLSVQQVAMTCGYTSASRFAAAFRRQYGLTPASYRR; from the coding sequence GTGCCGCTGGCTTCCAGCGTCGGACTGGGCTGGCGAATGATCCGCGCCGACCTGTGCCGGGATCCGGCCGAGCTGCCGGAGTTCACCGGCCCGGCCGCGCACGATCTGGTCGTCATCGGGGTGGTGGCCGGCCGGTACCGGATCGAGAGCAGACACGAGCGTTTCTGGCGCTCCGCCGACTACGGCCCCGGGTCGGTGGCCGTCAACGCACCGCACCGGCAGAGCATTTTCCGGTGGCGTTCGAGCGGGCCCGAGGCGCTCGAGTCGCTGCACGTCCGGTACCCGGCCGCGGCGGTGCACCAGACACTGGACGATTTCGGCGTGGCGCACGAGGACGTGGATGCCCTGGACACACTGTCGGTGGACGACCCGTACGTGTCGACGTCCCTGGCTGCGGTGCGCAACGCCCTCGCAGCCGGTGCGGCGGGCCTCTACGCCGACATGGTGGCGGAGTCGCTGCTGACGCATCTCGTCCATACCGGCGTGGCCGATCCGGCGGCGCGGGCCCGGATAGTCGCCGATCCGGGCCTGCTGGGCAGCCGTGAGCTCGCCCGTGTCGTGGACTACATGCACGAGCGGATCGGCGACAACATCCGGCTGGAGGAGCTGGCCGGTCTCGTGAACATCAGCAAGTTCCACTTCCTGCGCACCTTCACGAAAGCCACCGGGGTCACCCCCCATCGCTACCTCACCCGTATCCGGTTGCACCGTGCTGCCGGCCTCCTGCGCAACAGCAACCTCAGCGTCCAGCAGGTCGCCATGACCTGCGGTTACACCAGTGCCAGCCGTTTCGCCGCGGCCTTCCGGCGGCAGTACGGGTTGACCCCGGCGAGCTACCGGCGCTGA
- a CDS encoding LysR family transcriptional regulator, producing the protein MAELTLLGLRVVVEVARWGSFTGAARSLGYTQSAISRQIGVVEAAVGSPLFERQARGVLPTTAGHALLRHARQVLAHIEAAEREMAGLRDQVAGHLTVSAYPTAAAGVVPRAVSRLRAEHPALTVAVWEASSPAQLLRLRAGGADVAVMAAGPGLPEYDLDGLRVDVVTTRRALGVAISADHPLAAHAEVHIDDLAQEAWIVGVGREGEPQFGPWPTLAGARIGGQAHGWPARLGLVAAGIGVTVMPGMAADIVPAGVRWLPVIDPHLVHRRDTLIVTAANRSPGVVAVVAALQDELRQYTTAGESEPAEPRPPQR; encoded by the coding sequence ATGGCCGAGCTGACGCTGCTCGGGCTGCGCGTGGTGGTGGAGGTCGCCCGGTGGGGCTCTTTCACCGGCGCGGCCCGCTCGCTCGGCTACACGCAGTCCGCGATCTCCCGGCAGATCGGCGTGGTCGAGGCTGCGGTCGGCAGCCCCCTGTTCGAGCGGCAGGCCCGCGGCGTGCTGCCCACGACCGCGGGTCACGCGCTGCTCCGGCACGCCCGGCAGGTGCTCGCCCACATCGAGGCGGCCGAGCGGGAGATGGCGGGCCTCCGCGACCAGGTCGCCGGTCATCTCACCGTCAGCGCCTATCCGACCGCGGCCGCGGGGGTCGTGCCCCGGGCCGTCAGCCGCCTGCGGGCCGAGCACCCGGCCCTGACCGTGGCGGTGTGGGAGGCGAGCAGCCCCGCCCAGCTGTTGCGGCTGCGCGCCGGCGGTGCGGATGTCGCTGTGATGGCGGCCGGTCCCGGTCTTCCCGAGTACGACCTCGACGGGCTCCGCGTCGACGTCGTCACCACCCGGCGCGCGCTCGGCGTGGCCATCAGCGCCGATCATCCGCTCGCGGCTCACGCCGAGGTGCACATCGACGACCTCGCACAGGAGGCGTGGATCGTCGGTGTGGGCCGGGAGGGCGAACCTCAGTTCGGGCCCTGGCCCACGCTCGCCGGGGCGAGGATCGGGGGCCAGGCGCACGGCTGGCCCGCCCGCCTGGGCCTGGTCGCCGCGGGGATCGGTGTCACCGTGATGCCGGGAATGGCCGCCGACATCGTCCCGGCCGGGGTGCGGTGGCTGCCGGTGATCGACCCGCATCTCGTGCACCGGCGGGACACTCTCATCGTGACGGCGGCGAACCGGTCGCCGGGTGTCGTGGCCGTCGTCGCCGCCTTGCAGGACGAGCTGCGGCAGTACACGACGGCGGGGGAGAGCGAGCCCGCGGAGCCGAGGCCACCTCAGCGCTGA
- a CDS encoding ester cyclase, with product MPFSRRATLSAIAGVAATAALGACGRSSGSTPAAAATPAPSATPSAEPNLSATDPSLEPRARALVRIGEEGIARENQAALEAFFATDFVFHGPDGGSLTREQLWDYFAACRRAFDDFQVTRQQFFSDGGALAGARTTFSGIFARRFDASPIGPLEPTGARAMYRINNVFRYHEDGKLAEEWAQYDSRLFLETLGVRLVPAGPRAS from the coding sequence ATGCCGTTCTCTCGTCGCGCGACGCTTTCCGCCATCGCCGGCGTCGCGGCCACCGCGGCTCTCGGCGCCTGCGGCCGGTCGTCCGGTTCGACGCCCGCCGCGGCCGCTACCCCCGCACCATCGGCCACCCCGTCCGCGGAACCGAATCTGTCGGCCACCGACCCTTCGCTGGAGCCGCGAGCCCGGGCGTTGGTCCGCATCGGGGAGGAGGGCATCGCCCGCGAGAACCAGGCGGCGCTGGAGGCCTTCTTCGCCACCGACTTCGTCTTCCACGGTCCCGACGGCGGATCGCTGACCCGCGAGCAGCTCTGGGACTATTTCGCGGCCTGCCGGCGCGCCTTCGACGACTTCCAGGTCACCCGGCAACAGTTCTTCTCCGACGGCGGGGCCCTGGCCGGCGCCCGCACCACCTTCTCCGGCATCTTCGCGCGCCGGTTCGACGCATCGCCGATCGGCCCCCTGGAGCCCACCGGCGCCCGCGCGATGTACCGGATCAACAACGTCTTCCGCTACCACGAGGACGGGAAGCTGGCCGAGGAGTGGGCCCAGTACGACAGCCGGCTGTTCCTCGAGACTCTAGGCGTCCGGCTGGTTCCGGCCGGCCCGCGGGCGTCCTGA
- a CDS encoding Lrp/AsnC family transcriptional regulator — translation MDEIDAAIVAHLQAHARQTNRDLAQAVGVAPSTCLERVRLLRDRGIITGFHAEVDLGALNRGVQALLHVQVRPLSRTVIEGFKAYAMGLPEVLSVFVVAGGDDFLVHVGVPGVDSLHAFLMDKFSGRREIAGFRSSVIYQHTRKAVIEPLDP, via the coding sequence GTGGACGAGATCGACGCAGCAATTGTGGCGCACCTGCAGGCCCATGCGCGGCAGACCAACCGGGACCTGGCCCAGGCGGTCGGCGTCGCCCCGTCGACCTGCCTGGAGCGGGTCCGGTTGCTGCGCGACCGCGGCATCATCACCGGGTTCCACGCCGAGGTCGACCTCGGGGCGCTCAACCGCGGTGTCCAAGCGTTGCTGCACGTGCAGGTCCGGCCTCTGAGCCGCACGGTCATCGAGGGTTTCAAGGCGTACGCGATGGGTCTGCCCGAAGTGCTGTCGGTCTTCGTGGTGGCCGGCGGCGACGACTTCCTGGTGCACGTCGGAGTGCCTGGCGTGGACAGCCTGCACGCCTTCCTCATGGACAAGTTCAGCGGACGGCGGGAGATCGCCGGGTTCCGCAGCTCGGTGATCTACCAGCACACCCGTAAGGCGGTCATCGAGCCACTCGACCCGTGA
- a CDS encoding DUF2000 domain-containing protein has protein sequence MSSSAEVARPATKLVLVVDETLPTGHAVNAAAVLGLSVGARLADSLGADGKDASGGVHPGLNPHPVPVVTAGREQLRELRQKAAERPDLLVVGFSEVARRARAYDDYLATLAETPAEDVDYAGIAVYGPRNRVTALTKRFPLL, from the coding sequence GTGTCTAGTTCAGCAGAAGTCGCGCGCCCCGCGACCAAATTGGTTCTGGTGGTCGACGAAACGCTTCCCACCGGTCATGCCGTCAACGCCGCCGCCGTTCTGGGTCTCAGCGTCGGCGCCCGGCTCGCGGACTCCCTCGGCGCCGACGGCAAGGACGCCTCGGGCGGCGTGCATCCGGGCCTCAACCCTCACCCGGTTCCGGTCGTGACAGCCGGCCGCGAGCAACTGCGGGAGCTGCGTCAGAAGGCAGCCGAGCGGCCGGATCTGCTCGTCGTCGGCTTCAGCGAGGTGGCCCGGCGCGCCCGTGCGTACGACGACTACCTCGCGACGCTGGCGGAGACCCCGGCCGAGGACGTCGACTACGCCGGGATCGCCGTTTACGGCCCGCGCAACCGCGTCACCGCGCTGACCAAGCGCTTCCCGCTGCTGTGA
- a CDS encoding nuclear transport factor 2 family protein, whose protein sequence is MSVILPPPVQAFFDATNAGDTSAFLAAFADDAVVDDWGRQFRGHEAIRGWNDRENIGVRAHFEVTGVEVKDGNHVVAATVSGGGFNGPSHFVFQIAGDHVTRMTITG, encoded by the coding sequence ATGAGCGTGATCTTGCCGCCCCCGGTCCAGGCCTTCTTCGACGCCACGAACGCCGGCGACACTTCGGCTTTCCTGGCCGCCTTCGCCGACGACGCGGTCGTCGACGACTGGGGCCGGCAGTTCCGCGGCCACGAGGCGATCAGGGGATGGAACGACCGCGAGAACATCGGCGTACGGGCGCACTTCGAGGTCACCGGGGTCGAGGTGAAGGACGGCAACCACGTGGTGGCGGCGACGGTGAGCGGCGGCGGCTTCAACGGGCCGAGCCACTTCGTCTTCCAGATCGCCGGCGATCACGTCACCCGCATGACCATCACCGGCTGA
- a CDS encoding SDR family NAD(P)-dependent oxidoreductase — protein MTITFITGANKGLGYETARRLVEAGHTVLLGCRDAARGAAAAQTLGARFVQIDVTDEVSVAAAAADVERHEGHIDVLINNAGVPGTFGSTDVADIREVLEVNVVGVVRTTSAFLPLLQRSDDPVIVNVSSEMGSLAATHDPARAESKVIFPAYTASKAALTMLTTQYAKWMPQIRINAADPGYTATDFNHHSGPQTVTEGTDAVVALATEGPGSGTGRFVNREGDIAFQAGPVRALGRRGISR, from the coding sequence GAGGCCGGCCACACCGTTCTGCTCGGCTGCCGCGACGCCGCTCGCGGCGCCGCGGCCGCCCAGACCCTGGGTGCTCGTTTCGTCCAGATCGATGTCACCGACGAGGTGTCGGTCGCTGCGGCGGCCGCCGACGTCGAGCGGCACGAGGGTCACATCGACGTGCTGATCAACAACGCCGGTGTCCCCGGCACCTTCGGATCCACCGACGTCGCCGACATCCGGGAGGTCCTCGAGGTCAACGTGGTCGGCGTCGTGCGGACCACCTCGGCTTTCCTGCCGCTGCTGCAGCGCTCGGACGACCCGGTCATCGTCAACGTGAGCAGCGAGATGGGCTCGCTCGCAGCCACCCATGACCCGGCGCGGGCCGAGTCCAAGGTCATCTTCCCGGCCTACACCGCGTCGAAGGCGGCGCTGACCATGCTGACGACCCAGTACGCCAAGTGGATGCCGCAGATCCGGATCAACGCCGCGGATCCCGGCTACACCGCGACGGACTTCAACCACCACTCCGGCCCGCAGACCGTCACCGAGGGCACCGACGCCGTCGTGGCGCTCGCCACCGAGGGACCCGGCTCGGGCACGGGACGGTTCGTCAACCGTGAGGGCGACATCGCTTTCCAGGCCGGCCCGGTCAGGGCCCTGGGCCGGCGGGGCATCAGCCGGTGA